The region AAGCCACGTGTCTTTGCCAACACCGTCGTAGACCACCGGGCATTTCTTGCCATCGGTCAGCTCCAGCACTCGTTGGGCCACATCTTCATGGCTGTAATCGATGGTCGCCCACGCGCCCAGCGCTTTGGCGTGTGCTGCTTTTTCTGCGGAGCTGACCGTGCCGATCAACTTGACGCCCAGGGCTTTGGCCCATTGGCAGGCCAGTGAGCCAACGCCTCCTGCGGCGGCGTGAAACAGGATGGTTTCGCCCCCTTTGAGTTCATAGGTCTGACGCAGCAAGTACTGTACCGTCAGCCCCTTGAGCATTACGGCGGCGGCTTGCTCGAACGAAATATCGTCGGGCAGCTTCACCAGATTCGCGGCAGGCAGGACATGCACATCGCTGTAAGCCCCGAGTGGGCCTGTGCCATAGGCAACGCGGTCACCGACTTTGAAGGTGTTCACTTCACTGCCCACCGCCTCAACGATGCCCGCCCCTTCATTACCCAGGCCCGATGGCAACTCAGGCAGCGGGTACAGGCCACCACGGAAATAGGTATCGATGAAATTCAGACCAATGGCCTGATTGCGCACCTGCACCTGCTGCGGGCCCGGCTCGGCCGGTTGGAAGTCGACATACTCAAGCACTTCAGGGCCGCCATGGGCCCGAAACTGGATACGTTTAGCCATCTGCACTGTCCTCGCTCATTTCACGAAGGCTCTATCCAACGCTGAAGCGTGACCTTCGTCAACTGCGATGAGGTGGGGTGCGGTGTTATGCTAGCGGCCCTTTGCCGCCGGCCCCGCTCTGAACGAAGTGCCGCGTCGCTTTGCCCGATTAAGGTGATGTCATGACTACCCGCACCGAGGCCGTAAAAGCCTACCTGCTCGACCTTCAAGATCGCATTTGCAACGCTCTGCAAATCGAAGATGGCGGCACGCATTTTGTTGAAGATGCGTGGGAACGCCCGGCGGGCGGCGGTGGCCGTACCCGGGTGATCGAAAACGGCAAGGTGATTGAAAAGGGTGGGGTTAACTTTTCTCACGTATTTGGCAGCGGTTTGCCTCCATCCGCCAGTGCCCACCGCCCTGAACTGGCGGGCCGGGGCTTTGAAGCCCTGGGTGTGTCGCTGGTGATCCACCCGCACAACCCGCATGTACCGACGTCCCACGCCAACGTACGTTTTTTCATCGCAGAAAAAGAAGGTGAAGAACCTGTCTGGTGGTTTGGCGGTGGCTTTGACCTCACGCCGTACTACGCCGTTGAAGAGGACTGCGTGCATTGGCATCGAGTGGCCGAGCAGGCATGTGCACCGTTTGGCGCCGATGTGTATCCGCGCTACAAGGCCTGGTGCGACACGTATTTCCACATCAAGCACCGCAACGAGCCCCGTGGTATCGGCGGTTTGTTCTTTGATGACCTGAACGAGTGGGATTTCGACACCTGCTTCGCCTTTATTCGTGCCATTGGCGACGCCTATATCGACGCTTACCTGCCGATTGTTCAGCGCCGCAAAGCCACGGAATACACAGCCCTGCAGCGTGAATTCCAAGAGTTCCGCCGTGGGCGCTACGTGGAGTTCAACCTGGTCTACGACCGTGGCACCTTGTTTGGCCTGCAATCGGGGGGACGTACCGAGTCGATCTTGATGTCGTTGCCGCCGCAGGTTCGCTGGGGTTATGACTGGAAGGCCGAGCCGGGTAGCGAAGAAGCGCGCCTCACCGACTATTTCCTGCAAGACCGCGACTGGTTAGCCAACGCCTGATATCGCCCGAGGAGCCTGCCTGATGGACCGTTACGTCGTTTTTGGTAACCCGATTGCCCACAGCAAATCCCCGGTATTGCACCGCCTGTTTGCCGAGCAAACCGGTCAGGTCATGCAGTACGACACCCTGCTCGCGCCGCTGGAGGATTTTGCCGGCTGTGCCGCTGCTTTTTTCCAGCAAGGACGAGGCGCCAATGTGACGGTTCCTTTCAAGGAGGAGGCGTATCGCCTGGCCAGCCAACTGACCGACCGGGCCCAGCGGGCGGGCGCGGTCAACACACTGAGCAAGCAGGCCGATGGCCGCTTGCTGGGGGATAACACCGACGGTGCCGGCCTGGTTCGTGATCTGACCGTGAATGCGGGTTTTAGCCTCAAGGGCAAACGCATTCTGGTCCTGGGTGCGGGCGGTGCAGTGCGCGGCGCTCTGGAGCCATTATTGGCCGAGGGCCCTGCTTCTGTGACCATCGCCAACCGCACGGTTGAGAAGGCCGAAGTACTGGCTGAGCTGTTCTGTGACCTGGGGCCAGTAGCGGCCAGCGGATTTGACTGGCTGCATGAGCCGGTGGATTTGATCATCAATGCCACCTCGGCCAGCCTCGCAGGCGAAGTGCCGCCGATTGCCGGCAGTTTGATCGAACCGGGCAAAACCCTGTGTTACGACATGATGTATGGCAAAGACCAGACGCCTTTTTGCGCGTGGGCTGCGGCACAGGGTGCGGGTCAGGTCATGGATGGGTTGGGGATGCTGGCCGAACAGGCCGCCGAAGCGTTTTATCTGTGGCGTGGCGTGCGCCCGGACACCGGGCCGGCGCTGGTCGAGTTGCGCAGGTTGTTAGCCCAATAACTTCTGCAGGAGCGAGCACGCTCGCTCCTGCAAGGTGGGTCATCAAGTCTCGAACTGTATCGGGCACTTATCGGGGCCCTCGAGTTTCCTCAACTCTTCAATGACCTGCGGCCTGGCCCGGCGCAGTGTCAGACTGCGGCCCAATCCTCGCAGTCGTCGCGCTTCCTGATGCAGCATTTCAACCCCCGAATAATCGATGAAGTTGATGTGCTGCGCGTCGATGACCACCAGCGAGCCCTGACTACGCTGCAAGCGCACCTGCAAGTAATGGCTGGCGCCGAAAAAAATCGAACCGCCCACCCGCAGGATTTCCTCGTCACCTTCGTGCCACTGCTGAATGCGCGGTCGTGACGTGCGTTTCAGATAGAAAAACAGCGAGGCCAGTACCCCGGCATAAATCGCCGTCTGCAGTTCCAGCAGCAAGGTCGCAACACAGGTCAGCGCCATCACCACAAACTCGGGACGGCTGACCCGCCACAACCCGGCAATCGCCCGGCTGTCCACCAGTCCCCAACTGATCAGCAGAATACTGGCGGCCATCGCCGGGATTGGAATATGCGCGATCAGGGTGGCTCCGGTGACCGCAAATAATGCCACCCAGAGTGCTGAAAACACGCCGGCCAGCGGTGAACGCGCGCCCCCTTCGTAGCTCAGCCCGGAGCGGGTGAACGAGCCGGAAGACAGGTAGCCCGAGAACAGGGCGCCCACCACGTTGGACAAACCCTGTGCGCGTACCTCCTGATTGGCATCGAGCATCTGTTGCGAGCGTGCGGCTAACGAGCGGGCAATCGACAAACTGGTGACCAGCCCCAGCATGCCCACCGCCACGGCGCTGGGCAGCAACCGCAGGACGGTTTCAACATCCAGTTTCAGCGGGCTGAACGGTGGCAAACGGCCGACAAA is a window of Pseudomonas taetrolens DNA encoding:
- a CDS encoding NADPH:quinone reductase, giving the protein MAKRIQFRAHGGPEVLEYVDFQPAEPGPQQVQVRNQAIGLNFIDTYFRGGLYPLPELPSGLGNEGAGIVEAVGSEVNTFKVGDRVAYGTGPLGAYSDVHVLPAANLVKLPDDISFEQAAAVMLKGLTVQYLLRQTYELKGGETILFHAAAGGVGSLACQWAKALGVKLIGTVSSAEKAAHAKALGAWATIDYSHEDVAQRVLELTDGKKCPVVYDGVGKDTWLTSLDCVAPRGLMVSFGNASGAVTGVNLGILSQKGSLYVTRPTLASYANNAENLQAMADELFAMIRSGKVKVDISQRFSLSEAAKAQTELSARRTTGSTILLP
- the hemF gene encoding oxygen-dependent coproporphyrinogen oxidase, whose amino-acid sequence is MTTRTEAVKAYLLDLQDRICNALQIEDGGTHFVEDAWERPAGGGGRTRVIENGKVIEKGGVNFSHVFGSGLPPSASAHRPELAGRGFEALGVSLVIHPHNPHVPTSHANVRFFIAEKEGEEPVWWFGGGFDLTPYYAVEEDCVHWHRVAEQACAPFGADVYPRYKAWCDTYFHIKHRNEPRGIGGLFFDDLNEWDFDTCFAFIRAIGDAYIDAYLPIVQRRKATEYTALQREFQEFRRGRYVEFNLVYDRGTLFGLQSGGRTESILMSLPPQVRWGYDWKAEPGSEEARLTDYFLQDRDWLANA
- the aroE gene encoding shikimate dehydrogenase, yielding MDRYVVFGNPIAHSKSPVLHRLFAEQTGQVMQYDTLLAPLEDFAGCAAAFFQQGRGANVTVPFKEEAYRLASQLTDRAQRAGAVNTLSKQADGRLLGDNTDGAGLVRDLTVNAGFSLKGKRILVLGAGGAVRGALEPLLAEGPASVTIANRTVEKAEVLAELFCDLGPVAASGFDWLHEPVDLIINATSASLAGEVPPIAGSLIEPGKTLCYDMMYGKDQTPFCAWAAAQGAGQVMDGLGMLAEQAAEAFYLWRGVRPDTGPALVELRRLLAQ
- a CDS encoding SulP family inorganic anion transporter; this encodes MARPKSQRWLPFLTWLPKQTRFSISRDALVGLSGAVLALPQSIAYALIAGLPPEYGLYAAIVPVIIACLWGSSWHLICGPTAAISIVLYASVSPLAVPGSQDYIGLILLLTFLAGVFQWLLGMLKFGALANFVSHSVVLGFTLGAAVVIALGQLPNVLGINVPSQATALDSLLSLSAHVREWDGASLGLGLATLLLGVALKRWRPRWPTLLITLVLASLIVWLLPQVFGHVHRVQSFVGRLPPFSPLKLDVETVLRLLPSAVAVGMLGLVTSLSIARSLAARSQQMLDANQEVRAQGLSNVVGALFSGYLSSGSFTRSGLSYEGGARSPLAGVFSALWVALFAVTGATLIAHIPIPAMAASILLISWGLVDSRAIAGLWRVSRPEFVVMALTCVATLLLELQTAIYAGVLASLFFYLKRTSRPRIQQWHEGDEEILRVGGSIFFGASHYLQVRLQRSQGSLVVIDAQHINFIDYSGVEMLHQEARRLRGLGRSLTLRRARPQVIEELRKLEGPDKCPIQFET